A stretch of Treponema vincentii F0403 DNA encodes these proteins:
- the radA gene encoding DNA repair protein RadA has protein sequence MAKKKAGGRIFRCSSCGYSQPKWLGRCPGCGEWNTFEEQFQEADFTPGFASSAVSVRQTDEAHPVPLEQVEVHDTARITTGISEFDRVLGGGAVKRSAVLIGGEPGIGKSTLLMQAAAAAGQRTLYVSGEESAGQIRGRADRLGVPLKNIELLCTNSVENIEKVLNNINPLVVIIDSVQTLFSPQAGTIPGTINQLKYCANELVQWVKERDAVLFLTAHVTKEGIIAGPKVLEHIVDTVISFERNEDDVRFLRALKNRFGSVDELGIFRMDEKGLAVVQDPAALFIIQRQGELPAGSATVPVFEGSRVFMVEIQALTVPAKGTMTRVFSDKVDSARVSRVAAVLEKRIGLRFSDQDIYINVAGGIRLREPAIDLALALALYSARTDIPAHKNEAFIGELSLAGEIRPVRRLKPLIKTAQSLGFTQLYVPAAAGDGDEPEPAIQGVSRVENLAETIKQAFGSRKM, from the coding sequence ATGGCAAAAAAGAAAGCCGGCGGGCGGATATTCCGCTGCAGCTCCTGCGGGTACAGTCAGCCGAAATGGCTTGGGCGCTGTCCGGGCTGCGGCGAATGGAATACCTTTGAGGAGCAGTTCCAAGAGGCGGATTTTACCCCCGGCTTTGCTTCGAGCGCCGTCTCCGTGCGGCAAACGGACGAAGCGCACCCCGTCCCGCTTGAACAGGTTGAGGTGCATGATACCGCCCGCATCACTACCGGTATTTCGGAATTTGATAGGGTGCTCGGCGGCGGCGCGGTAAAGCGTTCGGCGGTATTGATCGGCGGCGAACCCGGTATCGGAAAGTCGACATTACTGATGCAAGCGGCCGCAGCGGCCGGACAGCGGACGCTTTATGTGTCGGGGGAAGAGTCCGCCGGACAGATACGCGGCAGGGCAGACCGGCTGGGGGTTCCGCTTAAAAACATCGAATTACTCTGCACTAATTCGGTGGAAAATATCGAAAAAGTATTAAACAATATCAATCCTCTTGTCGTTATCATCGATTCGGTACAAACCCTTTTTTCTCCTCAGGCAGGAACCATCCCGGGCACCATCAATCAGCTGAAATACTGCGCCAACGAATTGGTGCAGTGGGTAAAGGAACGGGATGCGGTTCTCTTTCTTACTGCGCATGTAACAAAGGAAGGCATTATTGCCGGGCCGAAAGTGTTGGAGCATATCGTCGATACCGTTATCTCTTTTGAGCGGAACGAAGACGATGTCCGCTTTCTCCGTGCTCTTAAAAACCGCTTCGGGTCGGTGGACGAGCTGGGGATTTTCAGGATGGATGAAAAAGGCTTGGCTGTCGTGCAGGATCCTGCCGCCCTTTTTATTATTCAGCGGCAAGGCGAGCTTCCCGCCGGGTCTGCCACCGTGCCTGTGTTTGAAGGTAGCCGCGTGTTTATGGTAGAAATTCAGGCTCTTACGGTACCTGCGAAGGGCACGATGACGCGCGTTTTCTCCGACAAGGTGGATTCCGCACGGGTTAGCCGCGTCGCCGCCGTACTGGAAAAGCGGATAGGCCTGCGGTTCTCCGATCAGGACATCTATATCAATGTCGCCGGCGGTATTAGACTGCGGGAACCGGCAATCGACTTGGCCTTGGCGCTTGCGCTCTACTCCGCGCGGACGGACATCCCCGCGCACAAAAACGAAGCGTTTATCGGAGAATTAAGTCTTGCCGGTGAAATCCGTCCGGTGCGCCGCTTAAAACCGCTGATTAAAACCGCGCAAAGCCTCGGGTTTACCCAGCTTTATGTTCCGGCAGCTGCCGGCGACGGCGACGAGCCCGAACCTGCAATACAAGGAGTTTCCCGCGTAGAAAACCTTGCCGAGACAATTAAACAAGCATTCGGCTCCAGAAAGATGTAA
- a CDS encoding S1C family serine protease: MKLYSRKQLILSAAVVGCFIALAAYGAGFYLGHGKTPQSDSAAELEALADSGSAAGQQSGVQTVDAGNSAAAVLEPAESASPYLTNTAEPASRYTAEEKQNISVYENTNDAVVNITTETVGVNWFLEPVPQEGGSGSGSIIDSRGYILTNTHVIEDATKIFVSLSDGSQYNAKVIGVDRENDLAVLKFDPPANTQLTTIKFGDSDGLKVGQRVLAIGNPFGLTRTLTVGIVSALGRPIQTDKNIIIKNMIQTDTAINPGNSGGPLLDSDGKMIGINTMIYSTSGSSAGVGFAVPINTAKRVVSEIIRYGKVRRASIDAELVQLNASIANYAGLSVQRGLLVSRVQKDSNAEKAGLRGGSNAVRYGIGKRAAVIYLGGDIITEIAGQAVNNLSEYYAVLEDKKPNESISVTVLRGNKTVKLTLTLSERNDE, encoded by the coding sequence ATGAAGCTTTACAGTAGAAAACAACTTATTCTTTCCGCAGCTGTTGTCGGATGTTTTATTGCGCTCGCCGCCTACGGTGCGGGCTTTTATTTAGGACACGGAAAAACACCGCAAAGCGACAGTGCTGCTGAGCTTGAAGCTTTGGCGGACAGCGGTTCTGCCGCCGGTCAACAAAGCGGTGTACAAACTGTGGATGCCGGTAATAGCGCCGCCGCTGTTTTAGAACCCGCGGAATCGGCAAGTCCTTATTTGACAAATACTGCCGAACCGGCGAGCCGCTATACGGCTGAAGAAAAGCAAAATATTTCGGTATACGAAAACACGAACGATGCGGTTGTCAACATCACCACGGAAACGGTCGGCGTGAATTGGTTCCTTGAGCCGGTTCCGCAAGAGGGAGGTTCGGGCTCGGGTTCGATTATCGATAGCCGCGGCTACATCTTGACCAACACGCATGTTATCGAGGATGCAACAAAGATATTCGTGTCGCTTTCGGACGGCAGTCAGTATAATGCAAAGGTTATCGGGGTAGACCGCGAAAACGACCTTGCGGTGCTTAAATTCGACCCTCCTGCAAACACCCAGCTTACAACGATAAAATTCGGCGATTCCGACGGGCTCAAGGTTGGGCAGCGGGTTCTGGCAATCGGAAATCCGTTCGGTTTAACCCGGACGCTGACGGTCGGTATTGTGTCCGCTTTAGGCCGCCCGATTCAAACCGATAAAAACATCATCATCAAAAATATGATTCAAACCGATACGGCCATCAATCCCGGAAATTCCGGCGGGCCGCTTCTTGACTCCGACGGTAAGATGATCGGCATCAATACGATGATCTATTCCACGTCGGGCAGTTCCGCAGGTGTCGGTTTCGCGGTACCCATCAACACGGCAAAACGAGTTGTCTCCGAAATTATCAGATACGGAAAGGTGCGGCGCGCATCCATCGACGCGGAACTGGTGCAGCTGAATGCTTCGATTGCAAACTATGCAGGGCTTTCGGTGCAGCGCGGCTTATTGGTTTCCCGCGTTCAAAAGGACAGCAATGCCGAAAAGGCAGGGCTCCGCGGAGGTTCAAACGCCGTCCGTTACGGTATCGGGAAGCGCGCTGCGGTTATCTACCTCGGCGGCGACATTATTACGGAAATTGCCGGTCAAGCGGTTAATAATCTCAGCGAATACTACGCTGTGTTGGAAGATAAAAAGCCGAACGAAAGCATTTCGGTAACGGTGCTGCGCGGCAATAAGACCGTAAAACTGACACTTACCCTGTCGGAACGGAACGACGAGTAG